A single Mixta calida DNA region contains:
- a CDS encoding LysR family transcriptional regulator, with translation MDIKQLIYLCNLERERHFGRAAEASFVSQPTLSMRLKNLERELGLSLINRSNNFDGFTAEGERVLAWAREIVSVYQGLKLEVESLKHGVNGTLRIGVVPQCSVSLPLLLKMVSDRYPQLDYRIAVLSADQLLEALNSHTVDVGIGFFELATLRELHFQAESLTDNGVELVYHPDHFPELDAYDTLRVTDIATLPLCLAEPTRYFRRYLDASFREAGVTQRVIMESTSIFQLLQGVQVGLGCLISPVGHLLPDMNPALHRRPLAIAPMARHAAVVIAEPGRATPLSQHFFDEVRRILSEG, from the coding sequence ATGGATATAAAACAACTTATTTATCTGTGCAATCTGGAGCGTGAGCGTCATTTCGGCCGCGCCGCGGAGGCCAGCTTTGTCAGCCAGCCGACCCTTTCAATGCGCCTGAAGAATCTGGAGCGCGAATTAGGCCTGTCGCTGATCAACCGCAGCAATAACTTTGATGGTTTTACCGCTGAAGGCGAAAGGGTGCTCGCCTGGGCGCGCGAGATCGTATCGGTTTATCAGGGACTAAAGCTTGAAGTGGAGTCGCTGAAGCATGGCGTGAACGGCACGCTGCGGATCGGCGTGGTGCCGCAGTGCAGCGTCTCGCTGCCGCTGCTGCTCAAGATGGTCAGCGATCGTTATCCGCAGCTTGATTACCGCATCGCGGTGCTCAGCGCCGATCAGCTGCTGGAGGCGCTTAACAGCCATACCGTGGATGTCGGCATCGGCTTTTTTGAACTGGCGACACTGCGCGAGCTGCATTTTCAGGCGGAGTCCCTGACCGATAACGGCGTGGAACTGGTTTACCATCCCGACCATTTTCCTGAGCTGGACGCGTATGACACGCTGCGCGTCACGGATATCGCTACGCTGCCGCTCTGCCTGGCGGAGCCAACCCGCTATTTTCGGCGCTATCTCGACGCCAGCTTCCGCGAAGCGGGCGTGACACAGCGCGTAATTATGGAGAGCACCTCAATATTTCAGCTGCTGCAAGGGGTACAGGTGGGGCTGGGCTGCCTGATCTCCCCGGTGGGGCACCTGCTGCCTGATATGAACCCGGCGTTGCACCGGCGTCCGCTGGCGATCGCGCCGATGGCGCGTCATGCGGCGGTGGTCATTGCCGAACCGGGACGCGCCACGCCGCTGTCGCAGCATTTCTTTGATGAGGTGCGGCGCATTCTCAGTGAGGGTTAA
- a CDS encoding CMD domain-containing protein, protein MEPRRYSGNSHWYHETQASYRAEQAPPLYPEAARADDRFLLGLQQQGDALAPLFHHFRQSLQAGQALSLLLLPDSVTPTLTHTLTLYDKLATALTVAQVNNIQRLCNHYAARLNPLSGPDSSRESNNRLTQMTQFARQLASQPAVIDAAALQRLDEVGLTAPDIVTICQIIGFVSAQARVAAGVQAMIGLPVCWLPGLNEMIDAEAQRFATQRAWRPRLPPLERRYASPQQLAAIEAAQESCALTEMAWLLAWDEQALRVWSDWHSTLSPATDLERLAQAVAARINGSTLCFESYRGPYADELRQGVEHALNACRREPLMQALIPFAAQLTRAPDRLSAAHLQPLLAQGVSQQQLFALVLRVALAGWNNRLVQALGEH, encoded by the coding sequence ATGGAACCACGCCGTTATTCCGGCAACAGCCACTGGTATCATGAAACCCAGGCCAGCTATCGCGCTGAACAGGCGCCCCCGCTTTATCCCGAAGCGGCGCGGGCTGACGATCGTTTTTTACTCGGCCTGCAACAGCAGGGCGACGCCCTGGCCCCGCTGTTTCATCATTTTCGTCAGTCGTTACAGGCGGGACAGGCGCTCAGCCTGCTGCTGCTGCCTGACAGCGTGACGCCGACGCTCACCCACACGCTGACGCTGTACGATAAGCTCGCCACCGCGTTAACGGTGGCGCAGGTCAACAACATCCAGCGACTGTGCAACCACTACGCTGCGCGGCTTAATCCCCTCTCCGGGCCCGACTCGTCGCGCGAAAGCAATAACCGTCTTACGCAGATGACGCAGTTCGCCCGTCAGCTCGCCAGCCAGCCCGCGGTGATCGATGCCGCCGCGCTCCAGCGGCTTGATGAGGTAGGGCTGACCGCGCCTGATATCGTCACAATCTGCCAGATTATCGGCTTTGTCAGCGCTCAGGCGCGCGTGGCGGCTGGCGTGCAGGCGATGATCGGTCTGCCGGTGTGCTGGCTGCCGGGCCTGAATGAGATGATCGATGCGGAAGCGCAGCGCTTTGCTACGCAGCGCGCCTGGCGTCCGCGTTTGCCGCCGCTGGAACGGCGCTACGCCAGCCCACAGCAGCTGGCGGCGATTGAAGCGGCGCAGGAATCATGCGCGCTGACGGAAATGGCCTGGCTGCTCGCATGGGATGAACAGGCGCTGCGCGTCTGGAGCGACTGGCACTCCACCCTGTCGCCCGCAACGGATCTGGAGCGGCTGGCGCAGGCGGTGGCGGCGCGCATCAACGGCAGCACGCTCTGCTTTGAAAGTTATCGCGGTCCGTATGCGGATGAATTACGTCAGGGCGTTGAACATGCGCTGAACGCCTGCCGTCGTGAGCCGTTAATGCAGGCGCTGATCCCGTTCGCCGCCCAGCTGACGCGCGCGCCGGATCGCCTTAGCGCCGCGCATTTGCAGCCGCTACTGGCGCAGGGTGTGTCGCAACAGCAGCTGTTCGCGCTGGTGTTGCGCGTGGCGCTGGCGGGTTGGAATAACCGGCTGGTACAGGCGCTTGGCGAGCATTAA